In a genomic window of Acidobacteriota bacterium:
- a CDS encoding DUF1565 domain-containing protein: MKRILVCTLLAVATAGLAGAAGPIYLPHLVAGGGMTSTVNLTNLFTNQTQRVSLRFYQENGLPWTVTTNLGTAATFDLDLAFGASQSLRITSASPAIASGWAAVHSRDNALVSAYYDYTGSGAAVVGSAGVIPCTADVLSLLPVEIELSQNRNTGLALVNPAAETVQVLLELLDTGGASLGTKTLNLAAGAKFVGYLNAATLFPLLDNVHGYLRVTGTVPLAAMGMRTVGPVFSSLPAVHDVLPWKNARTSFVSPTLGSDDTGDGSLLSPYRTIYKATMRSDRAWTLFLLPGLYDANSGEHFPVVLAYCMSIRGSGIGLTYIRGGGPYAKLGSTAVVCGFRGMLSDATVLNPTGDGITVEDDATFVACRVTGCGGRGFRLLGGATLMMNNVITGNSIGVQVDASALPDMGGGTMLSSGGNFLIGNIQCDLFVNRNGMPYLRFNSWDNPVPTLGSTCTGGVDIATPYPPYAVNY, encoded by the coding sequence ATGAAACGCATCCTGGTCTGCACTCTGCTTGCCGTCGCGACGGCAGGCCTCGCCGGGGCGGCCGGCCCGATCTACCTCCCGCACCTGGTGGCCGGCGGCGGGATGACCTCCACGGTCAATCTCACCAACCTGTTCACGAACCAGACCCAGCGTGTCTCGCTGCGCTTCTACCAGGAAAACGGCCTGCCCTGGACCGTGACAACCAACCTGGGGACCGCCGCCACCTTCGACCTGGACCTGGCCTTCGGCGCGTCCCAGTCGCTGCGGATCACGTCCGCTTCCCCGGCCATCGCCAGCGGGTGGGCGGCCGTCCACAGCCGCGACAACGCCCTGGTCTCGGCGTATTACGACTACACGGGGAGCGGCGCCGCCGTCGTCGGTTCGGCCGGTGTCATCCCCTGCACCGCCGACGTCCTGTCGCTGCTCCCCGTCGAGATCGAACTGTCCCAGAACCGGAACACCGGCCTGGCCCTGGTCAACCCCGCGGCCGAAACCGTCCAGGTCCTGCTCGAACTCCTCGACACCGGCGGCGCCTCCCTGGGCACGAAGACCCTCAACCTGGCCGCGGGGGCCAAGTTCGTCGGGTACCTGAACGCCGCCACGCTCTTCCCGCTCCTCGACAACGTCCACGGCTACCTGCGGGTGACGGGGACGGTCCCCCTGGCCGCCATGGGGATGCGAACCGTGGGGCCCGTCTTCTCCTCCCTCCCGGCGGTGCACGACGTCCTCCCCTGGAAAAACGCGCGGACCTCCTTCGTCAGCCCCACCCTCGGCTCGGACGACACGGGGGACGGCTCCCTCCTCTCCCCGTACCGGACCATCTACAAGGCGACGATGCGCTCTGACCGCGCCTGGACCCTCTTCCTGCTCCCCGGCCTCTACGACGCGAACAGCGGCGAGCATTTCCCGGTGGTGCTGGCGTACTGCATGTCCATCCGGGGCTCCGGCATCGGCCTCACCTACATCCGCGGCGGCGGCCCCTACGCCAAGCTGGGAAGCACCGCGGTGGTCTGCGGGTTCCGCGGGATGCTCAGCGACGCCACCGTGCTGAACCCGACCGGGGACGGCATCACGGTGGAAGACGACGCCACCTTTGTCGCCTGCCGGGTCACCGGTTGCGGGGGACGCGGGTTCCGGCTCCTCGGCGGGGCCACCCTGATGATGAACAACGTGATCACGGGAAACAGCATCGGGGTCCAGGTGGACGCCTCGGCCCTCCCCGACATGGGCGGCGGGACGATGCTCAGCAGCGGCGGGAACTTCCTGATCGGGAACATCCAGTGCGACCTCTTCGTGAACCGGAACGGGATGCCCTACCTCCGCTTCAACAGCTGGGACAACCCCGTCCCGACCCTGGGCTCGACCTGCACGGGCGGCGTGGACATCGCCACGCCGTACCCGCCGTATGCGGTGAATTATTAG
- a CDS encoding class I SAM-dependent RNA methyltransferase has protein sequence MSVHTVGIEKVVPGGDGLGRLPDGRVVFVPFTLPGERVRVRVVAERRSVAFGSLEDVLEASPGRRDAPCPHFGECGGCRLQHADPGLQVQLKTSVLAEIWRGRVPVEQGCPPGDAFGYRHRVRLHVTPGNRGVGFMRHRSNAVVPVTDCLLCRPEIRRCIRWLREDFLPRLSPGRWPLREIRLAMGDGPPVYVLPAFARPVPVRRLREALGRSARPASGEWVVAGPGPGAGRAEGPGAGGAALAFRLGPYRYEADPGGFFQANLPQAGRVLERLGEQFPPSVPALELFCGMGLFTVVWGSRSPRVVAVEGDRLLRAPFERTLRLNGLGGVTLATSPVEAWLREHRGETPAFGWLFLDPPRTGLSPEARELLRGPRPGTLAYLSCDPVTQHRDLVAMAPGAAPRLLFYDFFPNTAHLECLALLTEF, from the coding sequence GTGAGCGTCCACACCGTCGGGATCGAGAAGGTCGTGCCCGGGGGGGACGGGTTGGGGCGGCTCCCGGACGGCCGGGTGGTGTTCGTCCCGTTCACCCTTCCGGGGGAACGAGTGCGGGTGCGGGTTGTCGCCGAGCGCCGGTCCGTGGCGTTCGGGTCGCTGGAGGACGTGCTGGAGGCCTCGCCCGGCCGCCGCGACGCCCCCTGCCCGCACTTCGGGGAGTGCGGCGGCTGCCGGCTGCAGCACGCGGACCCCGGTCTCCAGGTCCAGCTCAAGACGTCGGTCCTCGCCGAGATCTGGCGGGGCCGCGTCCCCGTGGAGCAGGGCTGCCCCCCGGGGGACGCCTTCGGTTACCGCCACCGGGTGCGGCTGCACGTCACGCCCGGGAACCGGGGCGTCGGGTTCATGCGCCACCGCTCGAACGCGGTGGTCCCCGTCACGGACTGCCTCCTGTGCCGTCCGGAAATCCGGCGGTGCATCCGCTGGCTTCGGGAGGATTTCCTGCCGCGGCTGTCGCCGGGCCGGTGGCCGCTGAGGGAAATCCGGCTGGCCATGGGCGACGGGCCGCCGGTGTACGTCCTGCCCGCCTTCGCACGCCCCGTCCCGGTTCGGCGGTTGCGGGAGGCCCTCGGGCGGTCGGCCCGCCCCGCGTCGGGGGAGTGGGTGGTGGCCGGGCCGGGCCCCGGGGCGGGGCGGGCCGAGGGGCCGGGGGCCGGGGGGGCGGCCCTCGCCTTCCGACTCGGCCCCTACCGCTACGAGGCGGACCCGGGGGGGTTCTTCCAGGCCAACCTCCCCCAGGCGGGGAGGGTGCTGGAGCGGCTCGGCGAACAGTTCCCCCCGAGCGTCCCGGCCCTGGAACTCTTCTGCGGGATGGGGCTCTTCACGGTGGTCTGGGGGAGCCGCTCGCCCCGGGTCGTGGCGGTGGAGGGAGACCGGCTCCTGCGGGCGCCGTTCGAGCGGACCCTGCGCCTCAACGGGCTCGGGGGCGTCACCCTTGCGACGTCACCGGTGGAGGCGTGGCTCCGTGAGCACCGGGGCGAGACGCCCGCCTTCGGGTGGCTCTTCCTGGACCCTCCCCGGACGGGACTTTCCCCGGAAGCCCGGGAACTGCTCCGCGGCCCCCGCCCCGGGACCCTGGCCTACCTCTCCTGCGACCCGGTCACGCAGCACCGGGACCTCGTCGCAATGGCCCCCGGCGCCGCCCCGCGGCTCCTTTTCTACGACTTCTTCCCCAACACGGCCCACCTGGAGTGCCTGGCGCTCCTCACTGAATTCTGA
- a CDS encoding type III pantothenate kinase: protein MFLAVDIGNSKTAFGVYAPGEPRSRLSWRLSSDARRTPDEYGLPCVQALRERGIDPTALRGAGAVSVVPGLEPVLRKALETWLGLTPAFITAESQDVLAVAYNRPADLGPDRVVNAAFAFSRFGGPVLVVDVGTAVTFDLVAADGVFLGGAIFPGLDALTDALCRHGARLPRVSPTWAEDPVGTSTAACIRSGVGHGFRFAVAGLMAAYRERFPDGLRTVLTGGGAEGLAGVLPRVDAVEPDLTLDGVRFLCERRSHERTTP from the coding sequence ATGTTTCTCGCCGTCGACATCGGCAACTCGAAGACCGCCTTCGGGGTGTACGCGCCCGGGGAGCCCCGCTCCCGCCTGTCCTGGCGCCTGTCCTCCGACGCCCGCCGGACCCCTGACGAGTACGGGCTGCCGTGCGTGCAGGCCCTGCGGGAGCGGGGGATCGACCCCACGGCCCTCCGCGGGGCCGGCGCCGTCTCGGTGGTCCCGGGGCTCGAGCCGGTCCTGCGCAAGGCCCTCGAGACCTGGCTGGGCTTGACCCCCGCCTTCATCACCGCCGAGAGCCAGGACGTCCTGGCGGTGGCGTACAACCGGCCCGCCGACCTCGGCCCCGACCGGGTCGTGAACGCCGCCTTCGCCTTCAGCCGGTTCGGCGGCCCGGTCCTGGTGGTGGACGTCGGCACCGCCGTCACCTTCGACCTCGTGGCGGCCGACGGGGTTTTCCTCGGGGGCGCCATCTTCCCCGGCCTGGACGCACTCACCGACGCCCTCTGCCGGCACGGGGCCCGTCTTCCCCGCGTGAGCCCCACCTGGGCGGAAGACCCCGTGGGGACCAGCACCGCGGCGTGCATCCGCTCGGGGGTCGGCCACGGGTTCCGCTTCGCGGTCGCCGGGCTGATGGCGGCGTACCGGGAACGCTTCCCCGACGGCCTGCGGACCGTCCTCACCGGCGGGGGCGCGGAGGGCCTCGCCGGGGTGTTGCCCCGCGTCGACGCCGTCGAGCCCGACCTGACCCTCGACGGCGTCCGATTCCTTTGCGAGCGGCGGAGCCATGAGCGGACCACTCCCTGA
- a CDS encoding HD domain-containing protein: MTEQKIRKKGKIVNLLLVLMLLIGVIPLIICGKILIDYNSEILATNQRQIHAQICQSVANGIAQYLNSCFNIIEPICKYLELEHDPEQASLVFLDQKTHSLITDIFNFPNSRIINIRVISKDSLGREAGYTIPPNSELDRELRKAFRECIDNPNRFTYVSRPFMSSDFGNEVETVFVVGRKVSHLGKTCGAITVVYSLADIFGMFTGKPAGNTVFLLDGDGTVILHPNRDFMRRGVNLSKSPVFEEMKNLRSRAISTITYSDESGEKPESMLASVFLVQDSNVSWGVVVQIPESLAHAEIKNMIVTTIIWTLLSVVLALLLSFFFSLRISIPIQMLTLRTLSIKEGRFSERVDIRSRNEIGILADNFNTMAENLELYIKQLKKAADENRELFFGAISTLAAAIDAKDPYTKGHSERVMRFSELIAKEMRLSEEDVEKLKIAALLHDVGKIGITDSILQKPGILTDDEYQVMKRHPQLGADIMKQIPKLAEVIPGMRFHHESLDGSGYPMGLRGDQIPLPAKIIGVADTFDAMTTDRPYQKSFSMSEALARIRNMAGKKFDFNVVQAFTSAYEKRPGVFETINRTVSQNEMTLH, encoded by the coding sequence ATGACCGAGCAAAAGATCCGGAAAAAAGGGAAGATCGTCAACCTGCTGCTCGTCCTGATGCTGCTCATCGGGGTCATCCCCCTGATCATCTGCGGCAAGATCCTCATCGACTACAACTCGGAGATCCTCGCCACCAACCAGCGCCAGATCCACGCCCAGATCTGCCAGTCCGTCGCCAACGGCATCGCCCAGTACCTGAATTCCTGCTTCAACATCATCGAGCCCATCTGCAAGTACCTGGAGCTGGAGCACGACCCGGAACAGGCGTCCCTGGTCTTCCTCGACCAGAAGACACACTCCCTGATCACCGACATCTTCAACTTCCCCAACTCGCGCATCATCAACATCCGGGTCATCAGCAAGGACAGCCTGGGGCGGGAGGCGGGGTACACCATCCCCCCCAACTCGGAACTGGACCGGGAGCTGCGCAAGGCCTTCCGCGAGTGCATCGACAACCCGAACCGCTTCACCTACGTATCCCGGCCCTTCATGTCTTCGGACTTCGGGAACGAGGTCGAGACGGTCTTCGTCGTCGGGCGGAAGGTCTCCCACCTGGGCAAGACCTGCGGCGCCATCACGGTGGTCTACAGCCTGGCGGACATCTTCGGCATGTTCACGGGGAAACCCGCGGGGAACACGGTCTTCCTCCTGGACGGCGACGGGACCGTCATCCTGCACCCCAACCGCGATTTCATGCGGCGGGGGGTCAACCTGTCGAAGTCGCCGGTTTTCGAGGAGATGAAAAACCTCCGGTCCCGCGCCATCTCCACCATCACCTACTCCGACGAGAGCGGGGAGAAGCCGGAGAGCATGCTGGCCTCCGTCTTCCTCGTCCAGGATTCCAACGTGAGCTGGGGGGTGGTGGTCCAGATCCCCGAGTCACTGGCCCATGCCGAGATCAAGAACATGATCGTCACCACGATCATCTGGACGCTGCTGTCCGTGGTCCTGGCCCTCCTGCTCAGCTTCTTCTTCTCCCTCCGCATCAGCATCCCGATCCAGATGCTGACCCTGCGCACCCTGTCCATCAAGGAGGGGCGCTTCAGCGAGCGCGTGGACATCCGCTCCCGCAACGAGATCGGGATCCTGGCCGACAACTTCAACACCATGGCGGAGAACCTCGAGCTGTACATCAAGCAGCTCAAGAAGGCGGCGGACGAGAACCGGGAGCTGTTCTTCGGGGCGATCTCCACCCTGGCCGCCGCCATCGACGCCAAGGACCCCTACACCAAGGGCCACTCGGAGCGGGTCATGCGCTTCTCCGAACTCATCGCCAAGGAGATGCGGCTGTCCGAGGAGGACGTCGAGAAACTGAAGATCGCCGCCCTCCTCCACGATGTCGGGAAGATCGGCATCACCGATTCCATCCTCCAGAAACCCGGGATCCTGACGGACGACGAGTACCAGGTCATGAAGCGCCACCCCCAGCTGGGCGCCGACATCATGAAGCAGATCCCGAAGCTGGCCGAGGTCATCCCGGGCATGCGGTTCCACCACGAGTCGCTGGACGGGTCGGGCTACCCCATGGGGCTGCGCGGGGACCAGATCCCCCTGCCCGCCAAGATCATCGGCGTGGCGGACACCTTCGACGCCATGACCACGGACCGGCCTTACCAGAAGAGTTTCTCCATGAGCGAAGCCCTGGCCCGCATCCGGAACATGGCCGGGAAGAAGTTCGATTTCAACGTGGTCCAGGCGTTCACCTCCGCTTACGAGAAGCGCCCCGGGGTTTTCGAGACCATCAACCGGACCGTGTCCCAGAACGAGATGACGTTGCACTGA
- a CDS encoding PilZ domain-containing protein — protein MSPEPDTNSPILCLFLNLDSKPIEIDSRDLRVESVRSIEEIHQNLAAAGDVQPCILVGVSRNLMTHYLTVSGLFFSPQTSRVPTILITHASNKIAEHKSFLFGKRPYPVSRVSSEFIRDVTEVKLYNVRTFHRIAVEFVAFAVTETASETIPAVCKNISWGGTFFETREEIVFNEFRLLLRSKLHRIEIPSRIIRRKRIEEDPPRFGYGVRFQIPLPLTLIHYMYAKYMKDHFGIV, from the coding sequence ATGTCGCCGGAACCGGACACGAACAGTCCCATCCTCTGCCTTTTCCTCAACCTGGATTCCAAGCCCATCGAGATCGATTCCCGGGACCTCCGCGTGGAGAGCGTGCGGAGCATCGAGGAGATCCACCAGAACCTGGCCGCGGCCGGGGACGTGCAGCCGTGCATCCTGGTGGGCGTGTCGCGGAACCTGATGACCCACTACCTCACGGTGTCGGGCCTGTTCTTCTCCCCCCAGACATCCCGGGTCCCCACCATCCTGATCACCCACGCCTCCAACAAGATCGCCGAGCACAAGTCCTTCCTCTTCGGGAAACGCCCCTACCCCGTCAGCCGCGTGAGCTCCGAGTTCATCCGGGACGTGACGGAGGTCAAGCTTTACAACGTGCGGACGTTCCACCGGATCGCCGTGGAATTCGTGGCCTTCGCGGTCACGGAGACCGCCTCGGAGACCATCCCGGCGGTCTGCAAGAACATCAGCTGGGGAGGGACCTTCTTCGAAACCCGCGAGGAGATCGTCTTCAACGAGTTCCGCCTTCTCCTCCGGTCCAAGCTCCACCGCATCGAGATCCCCTCCCGCATCATCCGGCGGAAGCGGATCGAGGAGGACCCGCCCCGCTTCGGGTACGGGGTCCGGTTCCAGATCCCCCTCCCCCTCACCCTGATCCACTACATGTACGCCAAGTACATGAAAGACCATTTCGGGATTGTGTGA
- a CDS encoding S1 RNA-binding domain-containing protein has product MSDNQPIETNQTEPAVPVTPETTCECGEPQPEAETAPLPAGVPEPAAPEMPAVAEPSEPVAPVAAEPTEPPAAEAAEPPAPEPPAAAELPAPEPPAAAESTEPAPAPAAIAEDDFGAMLMEYEQNRENRDIHRGSIVEGTIVKIKENDVQVDIGTRCEGHFPVEEIRDPDGNLLFAEGDRILVQVLSSTETDFSPLLSYKNARQKDVLRNLRKAHADQTPVEGVINEVVKGGLKVDLQGIEAFLPASQIELGYVDNTARYIGRKERFLILKINPKGGRMVISRRSLLEIEREKAKKTIWETLTLDQIVTGKVTRITGYGVFVDIGGIEALAHISNLSWDKVKKPSEIVKVGQEIQAKVVELDREKERIGLGLKQMVDDPWLTVDQRYFVGQRVNGTVEKLETFGAFVKLEPGVTALIPISEMSWVKRIDHPSELLKVGDSVETLILRLDTQERKISLSLKQNQPSPFISFAQKYQPGEILEGEVTNVVGYGAFVKLDDGVEGLMHISEISWLPVRNIDEFAKKGDRITVKILSINMADEKISLTGKIGDAPENSTAETLGEIRDLKPPRDDRRGGRRPGRRDREEGSEEDRYILDTAPSASTKLGDLFPQHLLDKMKSKRSE; this is encoded by the coding sequence ATGAGTGACAATCAACCGATCGAAACCAACCAGACGGAACCGGCCGTCCCCGTGACCCCCGAGACGACCTGCGAGTGCGGAGAACCCCAGCCTGAGGCCGAAACGGCCCCTCTTCCGGCCGGAGTCCCCGAGCCCGCCGCGCCGGAAATGCCGGCGGTTGCGGAACCTTCCGAACCCGTGGCCCCGGTGGCCGCGGAACCGACCGAACCCCCCGCCGCCGAGGCGGCGGAGCCGCCCGCGCCCGAACCCCCGGCGGCCGCGGAGCTGCCCGCGCCCGAACCCCCGGCGGCCGCGGAGTCGACCGAGCCTGCGCCGGCGCCCGCCGCAATCGCGGAGGACGACTTCGGCGCCATGCTGATGGAGTACGAGCAGAACCGGGAGAACCGTGACATCCATCGCGGGAGCATCGTGGAAGGCACCATCGTCAAGATCAAGGAGAACGACGTCCAGGTGGACATCGGGACCCGTTGCGAGGGCCACTTCCCCGTGGAGGAGATCCGGGACCCCGACGGGAACCTGCTGTTCGCCGAGGGCGACCGGATCCTGGTCCAGGTGCTGTCCTCCACCGAAACCGATTTCTCCCCGCTCCTGTCCTATAAGAACGCCCGCCAGAAGGACGTCCTTCGCAACCTGCGCAAGGCCCACGCCGACCAGACCCCGGTGGAAGGGGTGATCAACGAGGTGGTCAAGGGCGGCCTCAAGGTCGACCTGCAGGGGATCGAGGCCTTCCTGCCCGCGTCCCAGATCGAACTGGGCTACGTCGACAACACGGCGCGCTACATCGGCCGCAAGGAACGTTTTCTGATCCTGAAGATCAACCCCAAGGGCGGCCGCATGGTGATCTCCCGCCGTTCCCTCCTCGAGATCGAGCGGGAGAAGGCCAAGAAGACCATCTGGGAAACCCTGACCCTCGACCAGATCGTCACGGGCAAGGTCACCCGGATCACCGGTTATGGCGTGTTCGTGGACATCGGCGGCATCGAGGCCCTGGCTCACATTTCCAACCTGTCCTGGGACAAGGTCAAGAAGCCGTCCGAGATCGTGAAGGTCGGGCAGGAGATCCAGGCGAAGGTTGTGGAACTCGACCGCGAGAAGGAACGGATCGGCCTCGGCCTGAAGCAGATGGTGGACGACCCCTGGCTCACCGTCGACCAGCGCTACTTCGTCGGTCAGCGCGTGAACGGCACCGTGGAGAAGCTGGAGACCTTCGGCGCCTTCGTGAAGCTGGAGCCCGGCGTCACGGCCCTGATCCCCATCTCCGAGATGAGCTGGGTCAAGCGGATCGACCACCCCTCCGAGTTGCTCAAGGTGGGGGACTCGGTGGAGACCCTGATCCTTCGCCTCGACACCCAGGAGCGGAAGATCTCCCTCTCCCTGAAGCAGAACCAGCCCTCCCCCTTCATCAGCTTCGCGCAGAAGTACCAACCCGGGGAGATCCTGGAGGGCGAGGTCACCAACGTGGTGGGCTACGGCGCCTTCGTGAAGCTGGACGACGGCGTGGAAGGCCTGATGCACATCTCGGAAATCTCCTGGCTCCCGGTGCGCAACATCGACGAGTTCGCCAAGAAGGGCGACCGGATCACGGTCAAGATCCTCTCCATCAACATGGCGGACGAGAAGATCTCCCTCACCGGCAAGATCGGGGACGCCCCGGAAAACTCCACGGCCGAGACCCTCGGCGAGATCCGCGACCTGAAGCCCCCCCGGGACGACCGTCGCGGCGGCCGCCGGCCCGGGCGGAGAGACCGCGAGGAGGGGTCCGAGGAGGACCGGTACATCCTCGACACGGCGCCTTCCGCCTCGACCAAGCTCGGTGACCTGTTCCCCCAGCACCTGCTGGACAAGATGAAATCGAAACGCAGCGAATGA